A single genomic interval of Helianthus annuus cultivar XRQ/B chromosome 13, HanXRQr2.0-SUNRISE, whole genome shotgun sequence harbors:
- the LOC110900171 gene encoding polygalacturonate 4-alpha-galacturonosyltransferase: MGQLLSKAKEQLYDCKLVTGKLRAMLQSADEQVRSLKKQSMFLSQIAAKTIPNGIHCLSMRLTIDYYLLPLEKRVFPRRENLENPDLYHYALFSDNVLAASVVVNSTIKNAKEPEKHVFHLVSDKLNFGAMNMWFLLNPPGKATIHVENVDEFKWLNSSYCPVLRQLESAAMKEYYFKSDHQTTGSSNLKYRNPKYLSMLNHLRFYLPQVYPKLNKILFLDDDIVVQKDLTGLWKVDLNGKVNGAVETCGESFHRFDKYLNFSNPHIARNFDPNACGWAYGMNMFDLDVWKKKDITGIYHKWQNMNEDRVLWKLGTLPPGLMTFYGLTHPLDKSWHVLGLGYNPSIDKKDIEKAAVIHYNGNMKPWLELAMTKYRSYWVKYIKFDHPYVRGCKLGE, encoded by the exons ATGGGTCAACTACTGTCTAAAGCTAAAGAACAGCTATATGATTGTAAGTTAGTCACGGGGAAGCTGAGAGCTATGCTACAGTCAGCAGATGAACAAGTTCGTAGCTTGAAGAAACAGAGCATGTTTTTGAGTCAAATCGCTGCCAAAACAATCCCAAACGGTATTCATTGCTTATCCATGCGCCTAACAATCGATTATTATCTTCTTCCATTGGAGAAACGTGTATTCCCAAGGAGGGAGAATCTTGAGAATCCAGATCTCTATCATTATGCTCTGTTCTCTGATAATGTCTTGGCTGCATCGGTGGTTGTGAATTCGACTATCAAGAATGCTAAG GAACCAGAGAAACATGTTTTTCATCTCGTCTCCGATAAATTAAATTTCGGAGCAATGAACATGTGGTTTTTACTTAATCCACCTGGTAAAGCTACAATCCACGTGGAAAACGTCGACGAATTCAAATGGCTAAACTCATCCTACTGTCCGGTTCTTCGACAACTCGAATCCGCCGCAATGAAAGAATACTATTTCAAATCAGATCATCAAACAACCGGTTCATCAAATTTAAAATACCGAAACCCGAAGTATCTTTCAATGTTGAATCACCTTCGGTTTTATCTCCCTCAAGTTTATCCCAAATTGAACAAAATTCTTTTTCTGGATGATGATATTGTGGTTCAAAAAGACTTAACGGGGTTATGGAAGGTCGATCTGAACGGGAAAGTGAACGGTGCGGTTGAAACGTGTGGAGAAAGCTTTCACCGTTTTGATAAGTATTTGAATTTCTCGAATCCTCATATTGCGAGAAATTTTGACCCGAATGCGTGTGGATGGGCTTACGGGATGAATATGTTTGATCTTGATGTGTGGAAGAAGAAGGATATAACTGGTATTTACCACAAATGGCAAAATATG AATGAAGATCGGGTTTTATGGAAGCTCGGGACGTTGCCACCTGGACTAATGACATTTTACGGGCTAACACATCCACTCGACAAGTCATGGCATGTACTCGGTCTCGGGTACAACCCGAGCATTGATAAAAAGGATATCGAGAAAGCAGCTGTGATTCACTATAACGGAAACATGAAACCGTGGCTAGAGTTGGCAATGACAAAGTACCGTTCATATTGGGTCAAATACATAAAGTTTGACCACCCATATGTTCGGGGTTGCAAACTAGGCGAATGA